The Hydrogenispora ethanolica nucleotide sequence GGAGCTCCGGATCCGGACCGACAATTTTGCCAAGTTCGTCAAGATCGAGCACCGGCTGGACGGGGCTACCCTCAGCGATAACTATTTCGATCTGCGGCCGGGCGAGGAGAAGATCGTGACCCTTCAAGGCTTGCCGGGCAGCCTGCTCCGCCCGGAAGAGATTCAGGTCGCCGCGCTCAATCAGGGAAGCTAATCCGCTCGCACCGCCGGAGTTCCTTCACGATCGCCATCAATCGAGGCCGTTCTTTCGCGAACGGCCTCTTGAACGGGGCTGTGCGGAGCGGGTGGCCCGTCCGGACTCCTCAGGAGCGAACCTCGCGAAAGACCCACATCAGGATCAGACCCAGCACGGTGACAACCATCCCGGCCAGGACCAAGGGCCGGCTGTAAGCGGTCCGGGTATTGTTGCCGATCAGGACCAGAATGGCCCCGAGGATTGCGATATAGACCATGAAATGACCTCTTTTCGTGAAATGGCCGGGCGAATCACCGGCCGCCGGCTTCGCCGCGAAACGAAGTCGGGATGACTTCCAGATGAGCCGATTCCTCGGCGCCGCTATCGTTCGGCGATAGCGTTTGACAAACGCGGCCACATTCGATATTATAATCTTTAACTTAAAAGTTTTGCGGCGAATCCAACGAAGGAGTGGTAATTTTGGCTTTTTATTATCAGGAGCCATCCCGGACATTCAGCGAATACCTGCTCATCCCCAATCTGACCCGGACCGATAATATCCCGGCCAATGTCGACCTGACGGTGCCGGTGGTCAAATACCGGACCGGCGAGCAGTCCGCGCTGCGCATGAATATCCCGATCGTCTCGGCGATCATGCAATCGGTCTCCGACAACAATCTCGCGGTGGCCCTGGCCCGATCCGGCGGAATCTCGTTCATCCACGGCTCGCAGTCCGTGGCCGACCAGGCGGAGATGATCCGCAAGGTCAAGAAGTACAAGGCCGGCTTCGTGATCAGCGATTCCAACCTGACCCCGGACCATACGCTCCGGGACATCCTGGCCCTGAAAGAGCGGAAAGGCCATTCGACCGTGGCGGTGACCGAGGACGGCACCCCCAACGGCAAACTCTTGGGGATCGTCACCAGCCGCGATTACCGGATCAGCCGGGACGCTTTGGACAAACCGATCCGTGAATTCATGACGCCGTTCGCTTCGTTGGTGTACGGCCGTGAGGGAATTTCCCTCTCCGAAGCCAACGACATCATCTGGGACCATAAGCTCAATTGCCTCCCGATCATCGATGAGAACCAGAACCTGATGTATTTCGTATTCCGCAAGGACTATGACAGCCATAAGGAAAACCCCTACGAACTCCTGGACCAGCACAAGCGCTACGTGGTCGGGGCCGGGGTCAACACCCGCGATTTCGCGGAGCGCATTCCCGCCCTGGTGGAGGCCGGCGCGGACGTCCTGTGCATCGATTCGTCGGACGGCTTCAGCGAGTGGCAGCGCCGCACCATCGAATATGTCCAAGCGAATTTCAAGGGGCAGATCGGCATCGGCGCCGGCAATGTGGTGGACCGGGAAGGCTTCCGTTATCTGGTCGAGTCCGGCGCGGACTTCGTCAAGGTCGGCATCGGCGGCGGCTCGATCTGCATCACCCGCGAGCAGAAAGGGATCGGGCGGGGCCAGGCCACGGCGTTGATCGAAGTGGCGGCCGCCCGCGACGAATATTTCCAGGAGACCGGGATCTACATTCCCATCTGTTCCGACGGCGGCATTGTCCATGATTATCATATCACACTGGCGCTGGCGATGGGGGCGGATTTCGTGATGATGGGGCGCTATTTCGCCCGCTTCGACGAGAGCCCGACCAAGAAATTCAAGCTCGGCAACAATTACGTCAAGGAATACTGGGGCGAAGGCTCCAACCGCGCCCGCAACTGGCAGCGTTACGACCTGGGCGGCGGACAAGGACTCTCCTTCGAGGAAGGGGTCGACTCCTACGTCCCCTATGCCGGCGGTTTGAAGGAGAATCTCGACATCACCCTCAGCAAGATCAAGTCGACCATGTGCAATTGCGGCGCGCTCTCCATCCCCGAGTTGCAGCGGACCGCCCGGATTACCCTGGTCTCTTCCACCAGCTTGATCGAGGGCGGCGCCCACGACGTGATCCTAAAGGACAAGACGGTCTACAGCGAGACGTGAAATCCCGCGTCCGCTACCGGATTTTAAGAACTCCTGCCGAGGCAGGAGTTTTTTGTTGAACTTCTGCGATAACGGAAAGAAGGCCGGCGATGGCGGAAGGAAGGTCTTCCATGACCGGAGGACGGTCTGCCGCGGGGAAAAGCAGTTCTGCCACGGCGGCGGGAAGGCCTGCTGCGGCGAAAGGAAGATCGTCCAGCACGGCCGGAAGGTCTTCCGTGGCGGCGGGAAGGTCCGCTGCGGTGGGAAGAAGGTCTGCCATGTCATTGGGACTAAGTCATAGTAAATTTGGATTGAATGGAAGGAATTCACTCCATTCCATCGAAGTAAATTCCAGAAAGAAAAGCAGGAAGGAATCACGGTCATGAGAATGAGAAGTTTCCTTAAGGGCATCAT carries:
- a CDS encoding IMP dehydrogenase, which produces MAFYYQEPSRTFSEYLLIPNLTRTDNIPANVDLTVPVVKYRTGEQSALRMNIPIVSAIMQSVSDNNLAVALARSGGISFIHGSQSVADQAEMIRKVKKYKAGFVISDSNLTPDHTLRDILALKERKGHSTVAVTEDGTPNGKLLGIVTSRDYRISRDALDKPIREFMTPFASLVYGREGISLSEANDIIWDHKLNCLPIIDENQNLMYFVFRKDYDSHKENPYELLDQHKRYVVGAGVNTRDFAERIPALVEAGADVLCIDSSDGFSEWQRRTIEYVQANFKGQIGIGAGNVVDREGFRYLVESGADFVKVGIGGGSICITREQKGIGRGQATALIEVAAARDEYFQETGIYIPICSDGGIVHDYHITLALAMGADFVMMGRYFARFDESPTKKFKLGNNYVKEYWGEGSNRARNWQRYDLGGGQGLSFEEGVDSYVPYAGGLKENLDITLSKIKSTMCNCGALSIPELQRTARITLVSSTSLIEGGAHDVILKDKTVYSET